The nucleotide window AAAAGAATCCGGAATACGTACACTCGATCTCCGGGAAATCATCCGTCCGCGTCTGCAAACTCTATTGCGCGAATCCCTCTGGATTATGGCCGAAACCGAAACTGGACCTCCAGAAAGAGATGATCGCCTATGAAACGGAATTCGCCCAATTGCACGATGAGCTGGCAGACATCGATTTTATCGAAAGCCGTCTTATCACATCTCCCGACCAGATCGCCGCAATGAGCAAAAAACTGAGCGATGCCGATGGAATTCTCGTCATCCACCTTCAGCTCGGTATTATGCCCATACTCCAGGAAATTCTGAAAGCGGGGAAACCGACAATCGTATTCGCCGTCCCCTATTCGGGTCATGAGTGGACCCAGTTCGGCGCCCTGCGGAACCAGGAGCAGGGAGTGTTGATGGATTGCCTCCTGACGGGCGACTATAAGGATCTGGCTGTCGCGGTACGGCCGTTCAGGGCTATCCACCATCTGAAGAATGCCCGGATACTCAATGTAACCGCCACAGAGCCGTCCGCAGACTATCTGAACAGCATCAAAAAAACGTTCGGGACCGACATACAGACGATAGGCCGCACGCAGGTGCTCGAAACCTATACGGGTATTCCCGACAGCGATGTGGAAACAGAAACGGAGGCCCTGATCAGCGGCGCCGAAAAAGTTATCGAGCCATCGAGAGAAGAAATCTTCAAATCCTGCAAACTGGCGCTCGCATTTCAGAAGCTTTTAAAAGAAAACGACGCCACAGTAATGACTGTCGACTGTTACGGGAGCATGTATCATAACCTTCCCGCTTTTCCCTGTATCGGCTTTTTCCGGCTCAACAACATGGGACTGGGCGGCATCTGCGAATCCGATCTCAGATCGACCATGACATTCCTGATTTTACAGGGGTTGGTCGGAAGGCCGGGATTTGTGAGCGACCCGACCATGGATGTGTCACGGAACAGCATCATTCTCGCTCACTGCCTTGGCTCGACAAAGATGGACGGACCCAATGGAGAGGCTTTGTCTTACAAGATACGGAGCATCATGGAAAGAGAGGAGGGCGCTGTCATTCAGGCCCGGATGAGAGTCGGACAGAGGGTGACCCAGGCAATACTTGTCGGCGCTGACAAGCTCCAGTACTTTACCGGCGAAATAATCGACACACCCGAAACGGACAGAGGCTGCCGCACCAAGATTACGGTCAGGCTTGACGGCGACGCTGAAAAATTGTGGGAGAACTGGTCGAGCGGACTCCACAGGGTAACCTGTTACGGCGACCTTACGAAAGACCTCGCGCGGTTCTGCCGGTTCAAGGGAATCACCATGGTCAACGAAGCATAGCCGGGTCCGACTGTGACGATACAATAAGCGTGGTTATTGCTCCGGCGAATAAATATAGATACTTACAGCTGGAATAGATGCCGAAACAAGTTCGACATGACACCGTTCGATTTCACAGTTCAATCGCCGTAACAATAAACAACGCAGATAAACGGGATGCTATCGGGCTTTGTGAACGAGTTTTTCTTTCAGACGCGCAAGTTCCGGTTCGAGGCCGACCGGGTACTCATCGGGATCGCTCAGGCGCCTGATTCCATCGGGAAGCCATGACAGCTGGCTGCCGGCGCGTGCCCGAATATCCCCGATCGACGGGATTGTATAAACGAGTTCGCCGTTCCTGAGCACGGGAACGAGGAGGTCCTCGCTTCCGCCGTACTCCGGGATATTACATGCCGAACCATCATCAATTCTATGCATGACCGCTGCACGGTCATCGATACCGAGCCCGATATCATACATGACATCGCACGCGAAACAATCTCCCGAACGATACCGTCTTACCTGCACAATACCGGGAATAGTCGTTTTGGCGGCCTCTTCCGAAAGCTTGACAGTATACCGCCACGGCTCACCAGGGCGGCGGACGGCAGTCAGCTTGTACACTCCACCGAGCGCCGGGTAATCATGAGAGGTGACAAGCCGTGTGCCGACACCCCACACGGCAATCCGGGCGCCCTGTTTCTTCAGTTCCGATATCCTGTATTCGTCGAGCTCGTTGCTGCCGACGATCACCGCATCGGTAAAACCGGCGCTGTCGAGAATTTTCCGCGCCTCCCTGCTCAGTGAGACAAAGTCTCCGGAATCGAGACGGATACCCGCCATGGAATGCCCATGAGAGCGAAGCCACTTTCCGGCCTCGACCGCATTACGGACGCCATCGAGTGTATCATACGTGTCGACGAGAAAAATGCAGTTATTGGGCATTGCCCTCGCATAGGCATGAAACGATTCGAGCTCGTCATCGAACGACATGACCCAGCTGTGCGCATGAGTTCCCTTTACCGGTATCCCGAACAACTTTCCCGCAAGGACGTTCGAGGTGCCGGCGCACCCGCCGATGTACGAGGCTCTGCTCGCGGCAAGGGCGCCATCGAAACCCTGGGCGCGTCGGAGACCGAACTCGAGGACCGACTCTCCCTGCGCCGCCTGGCATATACGGGCGGCTTTTGTGGCGATGAGAGTCTGGAAATTGACGATATTCAGGACGATCGACTCGACAATCTGGCACTGCAGGAGCGGACCGCTGACCCGTACGAGCGGCTCATGGGGAAAAACAACCGTTCCCTCCGGTATGGCATCGACATCGCAGGTCAGCCGCAGGGCGGAAAGATATTCGATAAACCGGTCATCGAACATCCGTAAGCCGTCGCTGCCGCGGAGGGTTCTCAGATATGCACAGTCATCATCCCCGAAACGGAATGACTCGAAAACCGAACAG belongs to bacterium and includes:
- a CDS encoding nicotinate phosphoribosyltransferase encodes the protein MKNFNLYGSSPVLLTDLYELTMAYGYWKTGVETKEAVFSLFFRELPFGGGYCIACGLELLCSVFESFRFGDDDCAYLRTLRGSDGLRMFDDRFIEYLSALRLTCDVDAIPEGTVVFPHEPLVRVSGPLLQCQIVESIVLNIVNFQTLIATKAARICQAAQGESVLEFGLRRAQGFDGALAASRASYIGGCAGTSNVLAGKLFGIPVKGTHAHSWVMSFDDELESFHAYARAMPNNCIFLVDTYDTLDGVRNAVEAGKWLRSHGHSMAGIRLDSGDFVSLSREARKILDSAGFTDAVIVGSNELDEYRISELKKQGARIAVWGVGTRLVTSHDYPALGGVYKLTAVRRPGEPWRYTVKLSEEAAKTTIPGIVQVRRYRSGDCFACDVMYDIGLGIDDRAAVMHRIDDGSACNIPEYGGSEDLLVPVLRNGELVYTIPSIGDIRARAGSQLSWLPDGIRRLSDPDEYPVGLEPELARLKEKLVHKAR